gcagagtcgtcaaaagagttacgccgatcagaggcgaaagcccttagaatttgaggaaggagaccatgttttccttaaggttactccgactacgggagtaggtagggcgattaaggcaaagaagttgaatcctcgatacattggtccatttcaaatcctggagagggttggaccggtggcgtatcgaatagctttaccacctcatctttcgaacctgcacgacgtgtttcacgtgtcgcagcttcggaagtacactcctgatgctagccatgtgttggaacccgaatcggttcagttaagggaagatttgacgcttccagtggctccagtcagaattgatgatactagtattaaacggttgcgtggaaaagatgtttcactagtcaaagtggcatggagtcgaggcggcgttgaggaacacacttgggaacttgagtcagagatgcgatcggattatccgcatttattctcaggtaattgcatttgaattttgtgggcaaaattcccaattaggtggataggatgtaaaacccggttaattaacggctaattaacccataaatgagaatttattctagaaagcctaaaatgtgatttttatggctaaatgtgatagaggagactgagacgagaattttggtaccaattttatagaattcggaccaagattggaccgaacgggccaaaccgggccaattggacccaaagtgggcccttggcccaacataacttaaccaaaaccctagttttcagcactctctctcctcatttgttacacacacaagctgaaaattagagagaaggggagaagaacactctctcaagttctttctctcacttgatcttcaaaccaccataacttttgatctagagctccgattgccgccccgtttgcggccacgcgttcaccgcggagagctctacaaaacccataccattaatcttgaggtaagccacaccttgctgttcgaaatctcagcccctattttcgagtttcatgagttaaatgttgagattttgggttctttgatgttataggacccaactctcttgaaggagaaggttaatcttgtctccttggaccttgggtgtggcaagattctcaaccctagtgtatttttgttgttttatgatgtttgggtttgagatgttgtgtatgggtatgatggttgtggcttaggttgtgtatgtgtggatattggagcttgattggtgattttgaaaagcttggaaagggtttggtggtgcaaaatctgttcttggaagtgttgaggccttgagagcttgtggataagtggtttagaagtgctccggtggagcttgggaaaatcggctaaggtatggtttcggtttcccgtatctaatatgtaatgtggtaggaaatacttaggctagaggccctaagataggcattgaatggttgatattGTTAGATgcttgagatatatgatgtggtcatatatgtgatgatgattattgatgccttaatggtatgatgtatgagaaatatgcatgttgtaatatatgcttgatgaatggttatggttgaattgtgggttgaaccatgttgatggtgagtatgatgttgattgtgtacaataatgacttattggaattggtgttgttgataATTGGCaagaggaatagtatatgatatgtcaatatgtttgagtttgagccacttgggtgaagtggagTAAAacgatgagatagtgattttggtaaattgtggtaatgtgtcaatgtgtgagttgaggaggcttgatgttgaatttgatacattttgaattgatttcaaggaaagggatgaaattggcatgttttgattggttttgaaaagagttgaaaatggtttgttttgaaaatggcatattgtggttttgtatgaaaatatggtttttgggcatactttgacgggacataacttggattacggatctccgttttgtgccaaatctgtttagaaatgaaattggatccgggatgtccatgccgttcgaagaacgggtgaaaaacgatttaaaatgaggaagttatgtccgtcgggagattggggtgtaaatctgtgaattctgcagcttttaacttagaaaatttttagcagaatgaccccttgcgcgtgggcgcacttggcgcgtgcgcgccgatcttccagaaaatgccatccacgcgtacgcgtgatgtgcgcgggcgcgccgattgtgctgcacccaatgcccagccattttacagagagttatgccagaactgtgccggtgttgtgcctggggcacgagaacacccgcgcgtacgcgtaggtgacgcgtgcgcgccgatgggcaagtttggaatccacgcgttagcgtgcatgacgcttgcgcgtcgatgagttgttgtggccatccacgcgtgcgcgtggagtgcgcgtatgcgcggccctgttttcatcccaaagttgatttttgagttttaaaagccaaatctcatacttctaagcctccgatctcaccatttatgtcttaaatcattatggcatgtctagctattaaaaaggggctagtgaatgaggtaacttgcgagtgaagcaaggggaatatgaatgatcaatgaggatcaagatgattatgtgagatgcggaggatggtggtggaagtgcttgtgatgccatgggccgaaaggctataattgttaatgaaatggctggttatggatttaaccgtgagtcgaaatagctgtgtatgctatgaatattggctggttctggattgaaccgtgagccggaatggctagtatggatgttgatccatggatgagaattcacgcatgttgatgctgaattattgataattgtgatttgcacttccactatcagagatacgagtttccctgggtagtagcagtggctagccaccacgtgctccaggttgaggcttgagactctgttgaccctatgtcgtaagtgtggccgggcactgtgaaaggcccggatgagctcgaacccccgtaaatattcaccagtgagggtgatgtatatggatcatgtttatgatcaagtttataacgagtataactcgagtttggggatgcacggcagagggacagtccaatggttagcgaccaggacttgtcgggttggctatataaccgacaagatgatatcatcggccaatagggaca
Above is a genomic segment from Arachis stenosperma cultivar V10309 chromosome 1, arast.V10309.gnm1.PFL2, whole genome shotgun sequence containing:
- the LOC130963774 gene encoding uncharacterized protein LOC130963774, yielding GDHVFLKVTPTTGVGRAIKAKKLNPRYIGPFQILERVGPVAYRIALPPHLSNLHDVFHVSQLRKYTPDASHVLEPESVQLREDLTLPVAPVRIDDTSIKRLRGKDVSLVKVAWSRGGVEEHTWELESEMRSDYPH